A stretch of the Argentina anserina chromosome 6, drPotAnse1.1, whole genome shotgun sequence genome encodes the following:
- the LOC126799629 gene encoding uncharacterized protein LOC126799629 has translation MKQKVVIKLSVHDEKSRSKALKTAVGVDGVNSASLPPDKDQIEVTGNDVDVVLLTTLLRKSVKHAEVVSVNVVKEEEKKEEKKQEQVIFAWPQIGWPQAQSYPVAPYQCQPYMYESNEPSSNCSIM, from the exons atgaaG CAAAAGGTGGTGATCAAGCTCTCTGTGCACGACGAGAAGTCTCGATCCAAGGCATTGAAGACAGCAGTTGGAGTTGATG GCGTTAATTCAGCAAGTCTTCCACCAGACAAGGACCAAATTGAAGTTACAGGAAACGATGTCGATGTTGTTTTGCTCACAACTCTTCTCAGAAAAAGTGTCAAGCATGCTGAGGTCGTCAGTGTGAACGTTGTCaaagaggaggagaagaaagaggagaagaagcagGAGCAGGTCATATTCGCATGGCCTCAGATCGGATGGCCTCAGGCTCAGAGTTACCCAGTTGCTCCATACCAGTGCCAGCCATATATGTACGAAAGCAATGAGCCAAGCTCCAATTGCTCCATTATGTGA